GAAGATCGAGCTGAACGGCGTCGTTGCCCGTACGGTCGAGAAGGAATTGGTCGAAGGTATAGGCATCGGGACTGATCCGCTGCGGGTCCTTAACGCCATGCGTGTATTGAAAGACAGTCGTCTCCTTCGTGAGCAGTCCCCGCACAGGCTTCTCGGTCTCGGTATTCCGATCCTTCCAAAACGGTTTCATCGGGTTAAATGCTTCGCCGATCCCTTCCACATACGCATTGCCGTTTTGAACCACAATGCCTTCGATCGCGTCCTGATGTTTTGAGGCAATCCGATAGCCTACCGGCGCGCCGTAGTCCTGCACGTAGATACTGAACTTCTCCAGGCCGAGAACACGGAAGAGCAATTCCTCCACGTGCTCCGCCAGATTGTCGAAGGTATACTTGAAGTCGTTCGTATTCGGCGCATCGCTATAGCCGAAACCAATGTAGTCCGGCGCAATCACATGGAGGCGATCCGACAGTTTTGGAATCAGATCGCGGAACATGTGCGATGAGCTGGGAAAACCGTGCAGCAGAACGACAGTTGGCGCATCTTTGTTGCCGGCCTCGCGATAAAAAATCTTTCGTCCGCGTACGCTCGCGTAGTTGTAATTCGTCATGTCGATTTCAGTGTGTATGTGTCTGTTTTATGAACCAGGATCAACGTGCGCTAACGCGATGGCGAGTTGAGTCAGATTTGCGTGCTGTGATAGATGGTTTGGAAACTGCTTTCCGTTTAGGTACGACGGATGTTGTAACGTTGTTGATCGGAGACCTCAACGGAACGCGGGCTGGACCGTTAT
This genomic interval from Pirellulales bacterium contains the following:
- a CDS encoding alpha/beta hydrolase; this encodes MTNYNYASVRGRKIFYREAGNKDAPTVVLLHGFPSSSHMFRDLIPKLSDRLHVIAPDYIGFGYSDAPNTNDFKYTFDNLAEHVEELLFRVLGLEKFSIYVQDYGAPVGYRIASKHQDAIEGIVVQNGNAYVEGIGEAFNPMKPFWKDRNTETEKPVRGLLTKETTVFQYTHGVKDPQRISPDAYTFDQFLLDRTGNDAVQLDLLYDYQSNVTLYDGWHEYFRNKQPRMLIVWGTNDPFFTVEGAKAYQRDIPHAELHLIDTGHFALEDSSEFIAERIREFLE